A DNA window from Phragmites australis chromosome 11, lpPhrAust1.1, whole genome shotgun sequence contains the following coding sequences:
- the LOC133884212 gene encoding pyruvate, phosphate dikinase 2 isoform X2, with protein MGAHVTTVAPRGAAPRSTVYSARRISPVSSLCFRDLTSLARSRHTTYPIGQSSRFVGSRRPRLRSIRRLRMPSVSKAICLQRPGSNGRRSRDAASGRRSVAAPRARHAKLSVIRSGSGSVQRGQHCSPAKAVADAAPPIPTTKKRVFHFGKGKSEGNKAMKELLGGKGANLAEMASIGLSVPPGFTVSTEACQQYQAAGRTLPAGLWGETLDGLQWVEEYMGARLGDPQRPLLLSVRSGAAVSMPGMMDTVLNLGLNDEVAAGLAAKSGDRFAYDSYRRFLDMFGNVVMDIPHALFDEKLEAMKAAKGVKNDTDLSATDLKELVGQYKDVYVEAKGEQFPSDPRKQLELAVLAVFDSWDSSRAKKYRSINQITGLKGTAVNVQCMVFGNMGNTSGTGVLFTRNPSTGEKKLYGEFLVNAQGEDVVAGIRTPEDLDAMRDHMPEAYDELVENCKILESHYKDMMDIEFTVQENRLWMLQCRTGKRTGKGAVKIAVEMVNEGLVERRAAIKMVEPGHLDQLLHPQFENPSVYKDRVIATGLPASPGAAVGQIVFTAEDAEAWHAQGKSAILVRTETSPEDVGGMHAAVGILTARGGMTSHAAVVARGWGKCCVSGCSGIRVNDTEKVVVIGDNVLHEGEWLSLNGSTGEVILGKQALSPPALSGDLGTFMSWVDEARQLKVMANADTPEDALAARNNGAEGIGLCRTEHMFFASDERIKAVRQMIMAPTVELRQKALDRLLPYQRSDFEGIFRAMDGLPVTIRLLDPPLHEFLPEGNIEDIVRELCSETGSNQEDALARIEKLSEVNPMLGFRGCRLGISYPELTEMQARAIFEAAIAMTNQGVQVLPEIMVPLVGTPQELGHQVTLIRQIANKIFTDMGKTIGYKVGTMIEIPRAALVADEIAEQAEFFSFGTNDLTQMTFGYSRDDVGKFLPIYLAQGILQHDPFEVLDQRGVGELIKLATERGRKARPNLKVGICGEHGGEPSSVAFFAKTGLDYVSCSPFRVPIARLAAAQVVV; from the exons ATGGGAGCGCATGTGACCACCGTTGCGCCGCGTGGCGCGGCGCCACGCTCGACAGTATATTCCGCGCGCCGGATTTCACCCGTTTCGTCTCTCTGTTTCCGCGATCTCACCTCGCTCGCGCGCTCCCGCCACACAACCTATCCTATTGGACAGTCGTCCCGCTTCGTCGGAAGCCGCCGGCCAAGGCTCCGGTCGATCAG GAGGCTAAGGATGCCGTCAGTTTCCAAGGCCATCTGCCTGCAGAGGCCGGGCTCGAATGGCAGGAGGAGCAGGGACGCGGCCTCCGGTCGCCGATCGGTCGCCGCGCCAAGAGCCAGGCACGCCAAACTGAGCGTGATTCGATCGGGATCCGGCTCGGTACAACGGGGACAGCATTGCTCGCCCGCCAAGGCAGTCGCCGACGCCGCGCCGCCGATACCGACGACGAAAAAG AGGGTGTTCCACTTCGGCAAGGGCAAGAGCGAGGGCAACAAGGCCATGAAGGAGCTG CTGGGCGGGAAGGGCGCGAACCTGGCGGAGATGGCGAGCATCGGGCTCTCGGTGCCGCCGGGGTTCACCGTGTCGACGGAGGCGTGCCAGCAGTACCAGGCGGCGGGGAGGACACTGCCGGCGGGGCTTTGGGGCGAGACCCTGGACGGCCTGCAGTGGGTGGAGGAGTACATGGGCGCGCGCCTCGGCGACCCGCAGCGGCCGCTCCTCCTCTCCGTCCGCTCCGGCGCTGCG GTGTCGATGCCGGGGATGATGGACACGGTGCTCAACCTGGGTCTGAACGACgaggtggcggcggggctggcgGCCAAGAGCGGCGACCGCTTCGCCTACGACTCCTACCGCCGGTTCCTCGACATGTTCGGCAACGTC GTTATGGACATTCCCCATGCACTGTTCGATGAGAAGCTTGAAGCCATGAAGGCAGCCAAGGGAGTGAAGAATGACACTGACCTGTCTGCGACTGACCTCAAAGAGCTAGTGGGTCAGTACAAGGATGTGTACGTCGAAGCTAAAGGGGAACAGTTTCCCTCAG ATCCGAGGAAGCAACTTGAGTTAGCGGTGTTGGCTGTGTTTGACTCGTGGGACAGCTCGAGAGCAAAGAAGTACAGAAGCATTAACCAGATCACTGGTCTGAAAGGCACTGCTGTAAACGTGCAGTGCATGGTGTTTGGCAACATGGGGAACACTTCTGGTACTGGTGTGCTCTTCACGAGGAATCCTAGCACTGGAGAGAAGAAGCTTTATGGCGAGTTCCTTGTGAATGCGCAG GGTGAGGATGTGGTTGCCGGAATCAGAACCCCGGAAGATCTTGATGCCATGAGGGACCACATGCCGGAGGCTTATGATGAGCTTGTTGAGAACTGCAAAATCCTGGAGAGCCACTACAAAGACATGATG GATATTGAATTTACTGTTCAGGAAAACAGACTGTGGATGTTACAGTGCAGAACAGGAAAACGTACAGGCAAAGGCGCTGTAAAGATTGCTGTGGAGATGGTTAATGAGGGTCTTGTTGAGCGCCGTGCAGCAATTAAGATGGTAGAACCAGGCCACCTGGACCAGCTTCTCCATCCTCAG TTCGAGAACCCATCAGTGTACAAAGATAGAGTTATTGCCACGGGCTTACCAGCATCACCTGGGGCTGCTGTTGGTCAAATTGTATTTACTGCTGAGGATGCTGAAGCATGGCATGCCCAAGGGAAATCTGCTATTCTG GTGAGAACAGAGACCAGCCCAGAGGACGTTGgtggcatgcatgcagctgTTGGAATTCTTACAGCAAGAGGTGGTATGACCTCTCATGCTGCTGTTGTAGCACGTGGGTGGGGAAAATGTTGTGTCTCAGGATGCTCAGGCATCCGCGTAAATGATACCGAGAAG GTAGTAGTGATCGGAGACAATGTGCTGCATGAAGGTGAGTGGCTATCACTGAATGGATCAACTGGTGAAGTGATCCTTGGCAAGCAGGCACTTTCCCCGCCAGCCCTTAGTGGTGATTTGGGAACTTTCATGTCCTGGGTGGATGAAGCTAGGCAGCTGAAG GTTATGGCTAACGCAGATACCCCTGAGGACGCGTTGGCAGCACGAAACAATGGGGCAGAAGGAATTGGACTATGCCGAACGGAACACATG TTCTTTGCTTCAGATGAGAGGATTAAGGCCGTGAGGCAGATGATTATGGCTCCCACTGTTGAACTGAGGCAGAAGGCACTAGATCGTCTTTTGCCTTATCAGAGGTCTGACTTTGAAGGCATATTCCGTGCTATGGATG GGCTTCCAGTAACTATTCGACTCCTGGACCCTCCACTTCATGAGTTCCTTCCAGAAGGAAATATCGAGGATATTGTGCGCGAGTTATGTTCTGAAACTGGATCCAATCAGGAGGATGCCCTTGCAAGAATTGAAAAGCTTTCAGAAGTAAATCCAATGCTTGGTTTCCGTGGATGCAG GCTTGGTATATCGTATCCTGAGTTAACAGAAATGCAAGCCCGTGCCATCTTTGAAGCTGCTATAGCGATGACCAACCAGGGTGTTCAAGTGCTTCCAGAGATAATGGTTCCTCTTGTTGGAACACCTCAG GAATTGGGGCATCAAGTGACTCTTATCCGTCAAATTGCTAACAAAATTTTCACCGATATGGGAAAAACCATTGGCTACAAAGTTGGAACTATGATTGAAATTCCCAGGGCAGCTTTAGTGGCTGATGAG ATAGCAGAGCAGGCTGAATTCTTCTCTTTTGGAACGAACGACCTCACACAGATGACGTTTGGTTACAGCAGGGATGATGTGGGAAAGTTTCTCCCCATCTATCTGGCTCAGGGTATCCTCCAACATGACCCCTTTGAG GTGCTTGATCAGAGAGGAGTGGGCGAGCTGATTAAGCTTGCTACAGAGAGGGGCCGCAAAGCTAGGCCTAACTTGAAG GTGGGCATCTGTGGTGAACATGGTGGAGAGCCTTCATCAGTTGCTTTCTTCGCAAAGACCGGGCTGGATTATGTTTCTTGCTCCCCGTTCAG GGTTCCGATTGCTAGGCTAGCTGCAGCTCAGGTGGTCGTCTGA
- the LOC133884212 gene encoding pyruvate, phosphate dikinase 1, chloroplastic isoform X3, whose product MGAHVTTVAPRGAAPRSTVYSARRISPVSSLCFRDLTSLARSRHTTYPIGQSSRFVGSRRPRLRSIRCRRLRMPSVSKAICLQRPGSNGRRSRDAASGRRSVAAPRARHAKLSVIRSGSGSVQRGQHCSPAKAVADAAPPIPTTKKVMDIPHALFDEKLEAMKAAKGVKNDTDLSATDLKELVGQYKDVYVEAKGEQFPSDPRKQLELAVLAVFDSWDSSRAKKYRSINQITGLKGTAVNVQCMVFGNMGNTSGTGVLFTRNPSTGEKKLYGEFLVNAQGEDVVAGIRTPEDLDAMRDHMPEAYDELVENCKILESHYKDMMDIEFTVQENRLWMLQCRTGKRTGKGAVKIAVEMVNEGLVERRAAIKMVEPGHLDQLLHPQFENPSVYKDRVIATGLPASPGAAVGQIVFTAEDAEAWHAQGKSAILVRTETSPEDVGGMHAAVGILTARGGMTSHAAVVARGWGKCCVSGCSGIRVNDTEKVVVIGDNVLHEGEWLSLNGSTGEVILGKQALSPPALSGDLGTFMSWVDEARQLKVMANADTPEDALAARNNGAEGIGLCRTEHMFFASDERIKAVRQMIMAPTVELRQKALDRLLPYQRSDFEGIFRAMDGLPVTIRLLDPPLHEFLPEGNIEDIVRELCSETGSNQEDALARIEKLSEVNPMLGFRGCRLGISYPELTEMQARAIFEAAIAMTNQGVQVLPEIMVPLVGTPQELGHQVTLIRQIANKIFTDMGKTIGYKVGTMIEIPRAALVADEIAEQAEFFSFGTNDLTQMTFGYSRDDVGKFLPIYLAQGILQHDPFEVLDQRGVGELIKLATERGRKARPNLKVGICGEHGGEPSSVAFFAKTGLDYVSCSPFRVPIARLAAAQVVV is encoded by the exons ATGGGAGCGCATGTGACCACCGTTGCGCCGCGTGGCGCGGCGCCACGCTCGACAGTATATTCCGCGCGCCGGATTTCACCCGTTTCGTCTCTCTGTTTCCGCGATCTCACCTCGCTCGCGCGCTCCCGCCACACAACCTATCCTATTGGACAGTCGTCCCGCTTCGTCGGAAGCCGCCGGCCAAGGCTCCGGTCGATCAG GTGTAGGAGGCTAAGGATGCCGTCAGTTTCCAAGGCCATCTGCCTGCAGAGGCCGGGCTCGAATGGCAGGAGGAGCAGGGACGCGGCCTCCGGTCGCCGATCGGTCGCCGCGCCAAGAGCCAGGCACGCCAAACTGAGCGTGATTCGATCGGGATCCGGCTCGGTACAACGGGGACAGCATTGCTCGCCCGCCAAGGCAGTCGCCGACGCCGCGCCGCCGATACCGACGACGAAAAAG GTTATGGACATTCCCCATGCACTGTTCGATGAGAAGCTTGAAGCCATGAAGGCAGCCAAGGGAGTGAAGAATGACACTGACCTGTCTGCGACTGACCTCAAAGAGCTAGTGGGTCAGTACAAGGATGTGTACGTCGAAGCTAAAGGGGAACAGTTTCCCTCAG ATCCGAGGAAGCAACTTGAGTTAGCGGTGTTGGCTGTGTTTGACTCGTGGGACAGCTCGAGAGCAAAGAAGTACAGAAGCATTAACCAGATCACTGGTCTGAAAGGCACTGCTGTAAACGTGCAGTGCATGGTGTTTGGCAACATGGGGAACACTTCTGGTACTGGTGTGCTCTTCACGAGGAATCCTAGCACTGGAGAGAAGAAGCTTTATGGCGAGTTCCTTGTGAATGCGCAG GGTGAGGATGTGGTTGCCGGAATCAGAACCCCGGAAGATCTTGATGCCATGAGGGACCACATGCCGGAGGCTTATGATGAGCTTGTTGAGAACTGCAAAATCCTGGAGAGCCACTACAAAGACATGATG GATATTGAATTTACTGTTCAGGAAAACAGACTGTGGATGTTACAGTGCAGAACAGGAAAACGTACAGGCAAAGGCGCTGTAAAGATTGCTGTGGAGATGGTTAATGAGGGTCTTGTTGAGCGCCGTGCAGCAATTAAGATGGTAGAACCAGGCCACCTGGACCAGCTTCTCCATCCTCAG TTCGAGAACCCATCAGTGTACAAAGATAGAGTTATTGCCACGGGCTTACCAGCATCACCTGGGGCTGCTGTTGGTCAAATTGTATTTACTGCTGAGGATGCTGAAGCATGGCATGCCCAAGGGAAATCTGCTATTCTG GTGAGAACAGAGACCAGCCCAGAGGACGTTGgtggcatgcatgcagctgTTGGAATTCTTACAGCAAGAGGTGGTATGACCTCTCATGCTGCTGTTGTAGCACGTGGGTGGGGAAAATGTTGTGTCTCAGGATGCTCAGGCATCCGCGTAAATGATACCGAGAAG GTAGTAGTGATCGGAGACAATGTGCTGCATGAAGGTGAGTGGCTATCACTGAATGGATCAACTGGTGAAGTGATCCTTGGCAAGCAGGCACTTTCCCCGCCAGCCCTTAGTGGTGATTTGGGAACTTTCATGTCCTGGGTGGATGAAGCTAGGCAGCTGAAG GTTATGGCTAACGCAGATACCCCTGAGGACGCGTTGGCAGCACGAAACAATGGGGCAGAAGGAATTGGACTATGCCGAACGGAACACATG TTCTTTGCTTCAGATGAGAGGATTAAGGCCGTGAGGCAGATGATTATGGCTCCCACTGTTGAACTGAGGCAGAAGGCACTAGATCGTCTTTTGCCTTATCAGAGGTCTGACTTTGAAGGCATATTCCGTGCTATGGATG GGCTTCCAGTAACTATTCGACTCCTGGACCCTCCACTTCATGAGTTCCTTCCAGAAGGAAATATCGAGGATATTGTGCGCGAGTTATGTTCTGAAACTGGATCCAATCAGGAGGATGCCCTTGCAAGAATTGAAAAGCTTTCAGAAGTAAATCCAATGCTTGGTTTCCGTGGATGCAG GCTTGGTATATCGTATCCTGAGTTAACAGAAATGCAAGCCCGTGCCATCTTTGAAGCTGCTATAGCGATGACCAACCAGGGTGTTCAAGTGCTTCCAGAGATAATGGTTCCTCTTGTTGGAACACCTCAG GAATTGGGGCATCAAGTGACTCTTATCCGTCAAATTGCTAACAAAATTTTCACCGATATGGGAAAAACCATTGGCTACAAAGTTGGAACTATGATTGAAATTCCCAGGGCAGCTTTAGTGGCTGATGAG ATAGCAGAGCAGGCTGAATTCTTCTCTTTTGGAACGAACGACCTCACACAGATGACGTTTGGTTACAGCAGGGATGATGTGGGAAAGTTTCTCCCCATCTATCTGGCTCAGGGTATCCTCCAACATGACCCCTTTGAG GTGCTTGATCAGAGAGGAGTGGGCGAGCTGATTAAGCTTGCTACAGAGAGGGGCCGCAAAGCTAGGCCTAACTTGAAG GTGGGCATCTGTGGTGAACATGGTGGAGAGCCTTCATCAGTTGCTTTCTTCGCAAAGACCGGGCTGGATTATGTTTCTTGCTCCCCGTTCAG GGTTCCGATTGCTAGGCTAGCTGCAGCTCAGGTGGTCGTCTGA
- the LOC133884212 gene encoding pyruvate, phosphate dikinase 2 isoform X1, with protein sequence MGAHVTTVAPRGAAPRSTVYSARRISPVSSLCFRDLTSLARSRHTTYPIGQSSRFVGSRRPRLRSIRCRRLRMPSVSKAICLQRPGSNGRRSRDAASGRRSVAAPRARHAKLSVIRSGSGSVQRGQHCSPAKAVADAAPPIPTTKKRVFHFGKGKSEGNKAMKELLGGKGANLAEMASIGLSVPPGFTVSTEACQQYQAAGRTLPAGLWGETLDGLQWVEEYMGARLGDPQRPLLLSVRSGAAVSMPGMMDTVLNLGLNDEVAAGLAAKSGDRFAYDSYRRFLDMFGNVVMDIPHALFDEKLEAMKAAKGVKNDTDLSATDLKELVGQYKDVYVEAKGEQFPSDPRKQLELAVLAVFDSWDSSRAKKYRSINQITGLKGTAVNVQCMVFGNMGNTSGTGVLFTRNPSTGEKKLYGEFLVNAQGEDVVAGIRTPEDLDAMRDHMPEAYDELVENCKILESHYKDMMDIEFTVQENRLWMLQCRTGKRTGKGAVKIAVEMVNEGLVERRAAIKMVEPGHLDQLLHPQFENPSVYKDRVIATGLPASPGAAVGQIVFTAEDAEAWHAQGKSAILVRTETSPEDVGGMHAAVGILTARGGMTSHAAVVARGWGKCCVSGCSGIRVNDTEKVVVIGDNVLHEGEWLSLNGSTGEVILGKQALSPPALSGDLGTFMSWVDEARQLKVMANADTPEDALAARNNGAEGIGLCRTEHMFFASDERIKAVRQMIMAPTVELRQKALDRLLPYQRSDFEGIFRAMDGLPVTIRLLDPPLHEFLPEGNIEDIVRELCSETGSNQEDALARIEKLSEVNPMLGFRGCRLGISYPELTEMQARAIFEAAIAMTNQGVQVLPEIMVPLVGTPQELGHQVTLIRQIANKIFTDMGKTIGYKVGTMIEIPRAALVADEIAEQAEFFSFGTNDLTQMTFGYSRDDVGKFLPIYLAQGILQHDPFEVLDQRGVGELIKLATERGRKARPNLKVGICGEHGGEPSSVAFFAKTGLDYVSCSPFRVPIARLAAAQVVV encoded by the exons ATGGGAGCGCATGTGACCACCGTTGCGCCGCGTGGCGCGGCGCCACGCTCGACAGTATATTCCGCGCGCCGGATTTCACCCGTTTCGTCTCTCTGTTTCCGCGATCTCACCTCGCTCGCGCGCTCCCGCCACACAACCTATCCTATTGGACAGTCGTCCCGCTTCGTCGGAAGCCGCCGGCCAAGGCTCCGGTCGATCAG GTGTAGGAGGCTAAGGATGCCGTCAGTTTCCAAGGCCATCTGCCTGCAGAGGCCGGGCTCGAATGGCAGGAGGAGCAGGGACGCGGCCTCCGGTCGCCGATCGGTCGCCGCGCCAAGAGCCAGGCACGCCAAACTGAGCGTGATTCGATCGGGATCCGGCTCGGTACAACGGGGACAGCATTGCTCGCCCGCCAAGGCAGTCGCCGACGCCGCGCCGCCGATACCGACGACGAAAAAG AGGGTGTTCCACTTCGGCAAGGGCAAGAGCGAGGGCAACAAGGCCATGAAGGAGCTG CTGGGCGGGAAGGGCGCGAACCTGGCGGAGATGGCGAGCATCGGGCTCTCGGTGCCGCCGGGGTTCACCGTGTCGACGGAGGCGTGCCAGCAGTACCAGGCGGCGGGGAGGACACTGCCGGCGGGGCTTTGGGGCGAGACCCTGGACGGCCTGCAGTGGGTGGAGGAGTACATGGGCGCGCGCCTCGGCGACCCGCAGCGGCCGCTCCTCCTCTCCGTCCGCTCCGGCGCTGCG GTGTCGATGCCGGGGATGATGGACACGGTGCTCAACCTGGGTCTGAACGACgaggtggcggcggggctggcgGCCAAGAGCGGCGACCGCTTCGCCTACGACTCCTACCGCCGGTTCCTCGACATGTTCGGCAACGTC GTTATGGACATTCCCCATGCACTGTTCGATGAGAAGCTTGAAGCCATGAAGGCAGCCAAGGGAGTGAAGAATGACACTGACCTGTCTGCGACTGACCTCAAAGAGCTAGTGGGTCAGTACAAGGATGTGTACGTCGAAGCTAAAGGGGAACAGTTTCCCTCAG ATCCGAGGAAGCAACTTGAGTTAGCGGTGTTGGCTGTGTTTGACTCGTGGGACAGCTCGAGAGCAAAGAAGTACAGAAGCATTAACCAGATCACTGGTCTGAAAGGCACTGCTGTAAACGTGCAGTGCATGGTGTTTGGCAACATGGGGAACACTTCTGGTACTGGTGTGCTCTTCACGAGGAATCCTAGCACTGGAGAGAAGAAGCTTTATGGCGAGTTCCTTGTGAATGCGCAG GGTGAGGATGTGGTTGCCGGAATCAGAACCCCGGAAGATCTTGATGCCATGAGGGACCACATGCCGGAGGCTTATGATGAGCTTGTTGAGAACTGCAAAATCCTGGAGAGCCACTACAAAGACATGATG GATATTGAATTTACTGTTCAGGAAAACAGACTGTGGATGTTACAGTGCAGAACAGGAAAACGTACAGGCAAAGGCGCTGTAAAGATTGCTGTGGAGATGGTTAATGAGGGTCTTGTTGAGCGCCGTGCAGCAATTAAGATGGTAGAACCAGGCCACCTGGACCAGCTTCTCCATCCTCAG TTCGAGAACCCATCAGTGTACAAAGATAGAGTTATTGCCACGGGCTTACCAGCATCACCTGGGGCTGCTGTTGGTCAAATTGTATTTACTGCTGAGGATGCTGAAGCATGGCATGCCCAAGGGAAATCTGCTATTCTG GTGAGAACAGAGACCAGCCCAGAGGACGTTGgtggcatgcatgcagctgTTGGAATTCTTACAGCAAGAGGTGGTATGACCTCTCATGCTGCTGTTGTAGCACGTGGGTGGGGAAAATGTTGTGTCTCAGGATGCTCAGGCATCCGCGTAAATGATACCGAGAAG GTAGTAGTGATCGGAGACAATGTGCTGCATGAAGGTGAGTGGCTATCACTGAATGGATCAACTGGTGAAGTGATCCTTGGCAAGCAGGCACTTTCCCCGCCAGCCCTTAGTGGTGATTTGGGAACTTTCATGTCCTGGGTGGATGAAGCTAGGCAGCTGAAG GTTATGGCTAACGCAGATACCCCTGAGGACGCGTTGGCAGCACGAAACAATGGGGCAGAAGGAATTGGACTATGCCGAACGGAACACATG TTCTTTGCTTCAGATGAGAGGATTAAGGCCGTGAGGCAGATGATTATGGCTCCCACTGTTGAACTGAGGCAGAAGGCACTAGATCGTCTTTTGCCTTATCAGAGGTCTGACTTTGAAGGCATATTCCGTGCTATGGATG GGCTTCCAGTAACTATTCGACTCCTGGACCCTCCACTTCATGAGTTCCTTCCAGAAGGAAATATCGAGGATATTGTGCGCGAGTTATGTTCTGAAACTGGATCCAATCAGGAGGATGCCCTTGCAAGAATTGAAAAGCTTTCAGAAGTAAATCCAATGCTTGGTTTCCGTGGATGCAG GCTTGGTATATCGTATCCTGAGTTAACAGAAATGCAAGCCCGTGCCATCTTTGAAGCTGCTATAGCGATGACCAACCAGGGTGTTCAAGTGCTTCCAGAGATAATGGTTCCTCTTGTTGGAACACCTCAG GAATTGGGGCATCAAGTGACTCTTATCCGTCAAATTGCTAACAAAATTTTCACCGATATGGGAAAAACCATTGGCTACAAAGTTGGAACTATGATTGAAATTCCCAGGGCAGCTTTAGTGGCTGATGAG ATAGCAGAGCAGGCTGAATTCTTCTCTTTTGGAACGAACGACCTCACACAGATGACGTTTGGTTACAGCAGGGATGATGTGGGAAAGTTTCTCCCCATCTATCTGGCTCAGGGTATCCTCCAACATGACCCCTTTGAG GTGCTTGATCAGAGAGGAGTGGGCGAGCTGATTAAGCTTGCTACAGAGAGGGGCCGCAAAGCTAGGCCTAACTTGAAG GTGGGCATCTGTGGTGAACATGGTGGAGAGCCTTCATCAGTTGCTTTCTTCGCAAAGACCGGGCTGGATTATGTTTCTTGCTCCCCGTTCAG GGTTCCGATTGCTAGGCTAGCTGCAGCTCAGGTGGTCGTCTGA
- the LOC133885099 gene encoding uncharacterized protein LOC133885099 encodes MGTEVLRPHDCLARARDHARRPLRTAGKTAPGQSQGARRDRRAFTPREVRVKVAVADAYAGPAFAAMSPSPQALPLPRFSSRTAGDAAVPGVDDSATRELRRLLGLH; translated from the coding sequence ATGGGAACAGAGGTGCTCCGCCCGCACGACTGCCTCGCCCGCGCCCGCGACCACGCGAGGCGGCCGCTGCGCACCGCCGGCAAGACGGCTCCGGGCCAGAGCCAGGGCGCGCGGCGCGACAGGCGGGCCTTCACGCCGAGGGAGGTCCGGGTCAAGGTGGCGGTCGCGGACGCGTACGCGGGGCCGGCGTTCGCGGCCATGTCGCCGTCGCCGCAGGCGCTACCTCTGCCGCGGTTCTCCTCGAGGACGGCCGGCGACGCGGCGGTGCCAGGCGTGGACGACTCAGCCACGCGGGAGCTCCGGCGGCTACTGGGCCTCCATTGA